The Armigeres subalbatus isolate Guangzhou_Male unplaced genomic scaffold, GZ_Asu_2 Contig464, whole genome shotgun sequence region tatttatgactttgttaagtgagagggtatccaattattacgaggtgttcagactgcagcaagataatatatcttgacgtttccatgtttcctcatttgcacgctaatacagggttgaattcaaggagagttttaaaatttaatttgcgaaatcaagcatttgtgtggcgacaatcgaactttttttctgaacaaagtttctacgaaaaaagattaaaaaaaaaacatgaaaagggattttcgaagaatatttgaagctctcattaaggataatgagcgaagctacattcattagttgggtgcgccgttcttcggggaatcagactattcctcaatttatttttaagtttaaaagtattttgattctgtactatgatcgaacggaggtttgatagaaaaatttagatacttttgggaattctcacaaataaataaaaaaggacgattggaccaattttcaagaaatattatcgaactaaaatgtatttccaccagtatctccatgtatgaagggcaactcagcaattttttttttttttcaaaagtgaaaaTGAACCATAGCGTTCTTCTCgccaatcaatgatacagcttctaacaaaatcgaatcgtgtgaatgtgatataatttaaactggatgttggatgaattaatgcattaccaatccatgttttatttaatgtTATTCTACTATTATATGTATAtacccattcaaatcgtacagttgtcccacgtgaaaaatgttgaaatccaaagtatattaagccattcaaggagcagaattaaaacaatttatgaaatcatgtttattcatcaaatatattcgttttacaaccattccaacgttttaaattgtcttccgcattggcccttgaactttgaaaatttattcgatttgttctattaaatctaggtttaagttaaatttttcatgttaattctagagagcatctgttttttaaacaattcatgtataaataattatcatcattatttttcatcatataaaatgctttccacaaaaccatcacaatccgagttattcttcagcgctcagaagattttcatcgaacatgcattcgaccctgctgcgacagaaagagcatgactgtcaactacgaaacgaaatgaaaacagagagaattttctctctggcaaagagaatgtgacgcttgtcagttttgttttgttgaatttctccctgcattccaGACAGCATGAAAGCTCTcccgtaataattgttcgtaatagacgaatccaagtaaaaaaagaagaagacacacgacggtgttaactttgacagatcctacagctcagcatagggagatcatttttaaatgcttataataaattctagacaaaatgtaattaaaatctgattgatgtatgatacggaaaaaattccgaactgtatgatagatacattttggaaaaaatctaaaaattgagataagcttccagatatgtaattcggaactttttccgtaccgtacatcaatcagattttaattacaatttgtctagaatttattataagcatttaaaatgatctccctatgctgagctgtaggatctgtcaaagttaacacgtcgtgtgtcttcttcttatttttacttggattcgtctataaattctttatgactctttagcggatatcttttgacagcgcaaaatgtatggaatattacgtaaataatgacatcataaaagcgtatttaccctgaaacgccaattattatgtcattaatggcgtaatctgaataggctattaactGAATTATTTATACTTTTAAACTATTCCACAAATGGTAAATCTCAGGTAAATCTGTGTCGGGATTTGGGAGCTTTTGAAAAGTGGAGCTAGTTGTTTTCCGTTTTGTCAAAATGTCAAAACttgacaaaacaaacaaaaaatgtcatcaatgtttttttattcgacaCAGCAGAAAAAAGAAAAGGGGTTTTCTCGTCGAAGATCTTTATCATCTGAAAATAATCTTCTTTAAAGCGCGTTTTCCTATAATTTTGAGTTTGTAATATGATATTGGTTTAATATTCACGATTGATACTAAGAAAAAAAGTGCTGAAAATAAATCCATAAGTGAAATTTCATCTCGAAGAAGTGATTTGTTCCGTGAGGCGGGAATCCGCCCTCCGATTTCGCATTTGCGTGCTTGCTTTTTTTATGAGCGCCTCGTCACCTTATCTCAAGGCCAGCGTCtcgagcaaaataaaaacaacttgAAGGCGATATCGTCCCTTCAACTCGCTTGATTGTACTCAGAACTAGTGCTGTTTGCGTACGGGAGAAACCCCATCGCGGCCAGTCGTGATGGTTGGGATGAGCAATTTCACGCTGGATCCTGCCATCCTTGGCGTCGTTGGCGGCAGCAGCAGTAGTCGAAGGCATGAAATCGAACGGAAGGCGCTAATGGACGAGCTGCTGACCGTGGTGAAAGAATGCCAGAAAAAGTATGGCGGAAAGACGGAACTGGCAACGGAGGAGGATTCAAGGTAAGGCATTTGCTTTCAGTCTAATGGGATTAGGTCTCACAGTCGTACCACATTTATAGTACAGTGTCACGTTTGCAGAAATGTGGAAGTTAATAATTaagtggatttttttattttcagaattaTTTTGCTCTGTGATACTTGGGAAAGAGTGCTGTCGCACGGTTTAAAGTCCACCAGTTCCGTGCTGAAAAATGTAACCGATTTAGTAGCTGGTGGCAGTGTGGAAATGCCGGTTGTATGGGATTTTGCCTTTAAGCATTTGACGAATCATGAAAAGGAAAGGTTCGCCGCCTTGCGACACGTATGGACAAATTGCGGAAAAGGAAAGGCACTGCTGAGGGCTATCCTTAATGAGCGAGCGCTTGAGCGTTATATGTTGATCTGGCTTGGGGATGAGAAGATCTTGGAGGAAAGCTACGAATGCTGGGCCCTGATGAGAGATGGAGAGATCACGGGTCTGCTTCCGAACATGGCTGCTGGGTTGAGCACTATTTTATTTGCCGTATCGATTGATGCTCCTGAATTGAACGCTCCCACGCGAGCTAAACCAGAAATGGTAGAACCGATCATAGCCACGCAACCTCCTGCAGGTCCTGCACGGAAGGTAAATGTCGTTCAACGTGAAATTCTGGACGAAGTTCCGACGAAACCAATTCTAAACTTATCCTCATCGCCGAACACGTTACAAATCGCTCCAAGAACGGCAAACATTGATATTATTCGGGAATACACCGATGTTGGGCCTAGCCAGTCATCTCGCCCTGGTGCATACTCGGTGGAAGATGCCCTCAACAGTCTCTCTATTGCGCAGGAAATAAAACGTGAATCAAAAACGGCAGGTGCCATCGGCGCCAGCAGCCCGGACAACGCACTGGAAGCATCCGAAGACAGTATTATTGGAAACTATTCTTCGGATACATCCACGGCGACAACAACGACGGCAACCAATTCTTCAAGTGGAACCATTTCCGGCTCGGACTTGTCCGTCGCACAGGAATCGCTGGACGAATCGTTCGTGGCGGAGCGGGACGCGGAGATGGTGACCAAACTTAAACGCCAACTGGTGGACTCGGAGGAACGCTGTCAAATGTTGGAGTCCCGTGTCGCTGAATTGAGCTTGTATGTAGTTTGGTGCTTCATTTTGAAAAGTGGAATTGAAACATGTCAaaccttattattattatttcacaGGGAAAACCACCGGCTCCGGATGCATACGCGCTCGAATCGACTCTCGTTAATGCACTTCCAGATAAGTATTCCGAAAGCGGTCCTCAGAACACCGGTTAGCGGTCGACGGCGGGAGCACTATTGCTACGAAATACGAATATCACCGAACGGGACCGCAAACGATACCCTCGCCGGTGGTGGTGCCACCGAATCATGGTCCGTGTTTAGACGGTACAGCGAGTTCTACCGGCTCCACAAACGACTCCAGAAGGAGTACTCCAGCGTGCGGTCGTTGGACTTCCCACCAAAGAAAAAGATCGGCAATATGGTATGTTTCGTTGTGAATCTCAGTTTAGCTCAGGTTGTAACTCGAACATGCACTCTTTGCAGAACGCGCAATTCGTGGAACAGCGTCGCCAGCGTTTGCAGGTTTATCTCAACAGTCTGTTCATAACGACGTTACCGGAGGTATCCGCGTGCAACACCCGGTCCCAACTGGAGCGGGCGTTTCCGTTTCTGCACGATGCCACGCTATGAGCCGGAGCTATCGAATCTGAAGACGGTTATGTGTCTAAATCGATTGTGAAGTGATTTGGAACAGTAACCGCGAATTGAAAACCTTGATATTTCCTACGCCGATCATTGCGTTACGTAGATGAGTCGCACTTCTGAAGCGGACTTGGATTTCATGCTTAAATGTATTTATATCTAAACTGTGTTAATCGAGCAACCTTTTTGGGAAAGTAAGATCAAAGTTAGGATTACGTATTGTATAAACAGTTGTAtgtagaaaaagaaaaaaaaatcgaattaacATAATCATCAATACGGAATCGAATGGTACATTTCTGTTGTGATGACCTTTTCCTCATTAAACAGATTTATAAGTAGCTGATAATCGTTCGAATGCCAATAAGTGACTTTATAGTGTATGCAATTGTCCACCGATAGCTCAGATAGGGAAATCTGGCCAGTAATTCTGATGGTTCGGGAGATTTGAAACGGCTCACAAAAAATTCCGTTTTGCTTAAGGTTtgctttatttcttcttcttcttcttcttattggcattacattcccacactgggacagagccgcctcgcagcttagtgttcattaagcacttccacagttattacctgcgagatttctaagccaagttaccatttttgcatttgtatatcatgaggctagcacgatgatacttttatgcccagggaagtcgagacaatttccaatccgaaaattgcctagaccggcaccgggaatcgaacccagccaccctcagcatggtcttgctttgtagccgcgcgtcttaccccacggctaaggaggaggtTTGCTTTATTACTTTTCATAAACTCGAGTTCACCTTCGTGTTCCACTTTTGGCGGCCTTGCAGATGATGTAAATATTCGCGTGACCTTTTGCGCCAGACATTTGTTGAAC contains the following coding sequences:
- the LOC134204222 gene encoding sorting nexin-29-like yields the protein MVGMSNFTLDPAILGVVGGSSSSRRHEIERKALMDELLTVVKECQKKYGGKTELATEEDSRIILLCDTWERVLSHGLKSTSSVLKNVTDLVAGGSVEMPVVWDFAFKHLTNHEKERFAALRHVWTNCGKGKALLRAILNERALERYMLIWLGDEKILEESYECWALMRDGEITGLLPNMAAGLSTILFAVSIDAPELNAPTRAKPEMVEPIIATQPPAGPARKVNVVQREILDEVPTKPILNLSSSPNTLQIAPRTANIDIIREYTDVGPSQSSRPGAYSVEDALNSLSIAQEIKRESKTAGAIGASSPDNALEASEDSIIGNYSSDTSTATTTTATNSSSGTISGSDLSVAQESLDESFVAERDAEMVTKLKRQLVDSEERCQMLESRVAELSLENHRLRMHTRSNRLSLMHFQISIPKAVLRTPVSGRRREHYCYEIRISPNGTANDTLAGGGATESWSVFRRYSEFYRLHKRLQKEYSSVRSLDFPPKKKIGNMNAQFVEQRRQRLQVYLNSLFITTLPEVSACNTRSQLERAFPFLHDATL